TCGGAGTCGTCAAGCCGAAGAACGGCCGCATCGATATCGTGCTGAGCAAGGACGCCATCTTCAGCCTGACGACCACGACGGGCCAGCGGAAAGGGGACGAGGGCCTCGCGCCTCTCGCCCCGTCCGCGTTTCCCGTGCCGTATGAGGACGATTTCGAAGGCTATGCCGCGGAAGCCTTGCCCCGCTACACCCAGGATCAGGCCGGCGTATTCGAGGTCCAGCCGAAGGGCGGCGGAATGGCTCTCAAGCAGGTCATCCCGGCCGTGGGCATCGAGTGGCATTTCCATCTCAATTCCGAGCCCGTCACCCTCATCGGCGATCCGGACATGACCGACTATGAGGCCGCCGTCGACGTCATGCTGGAGGCGCCGCGCCAGACGGCCGTGATCTATGGGCGGGTCGCCAAGGTCATCCAGCATCAGATCCAGCCGCCCTTGGGCTACTGGCTTCGGGTCGGAAGCGACGGGCGTTGGACGCTCGGCAAGAACATGGATCTGCTGTTGCTCGACAAAATCGATATCGACAAGGACTGGCCGACTCTGCGGTATTCGTTCAGCGACCACACGAAGAACGCCAGAATCTTCCCATACACGGAGATCATGGCCCTCGACAAATCCATCCTTGAAGCGCTGCCCGGGGTCGGGGCTTTTATGGCCAAGGAGAAGGACCCCAAAACCCTGAACCTCGTAGTCCACTTCGACGGGAGCTTCTATCTCTATCGCGATTATGTCCTGGCCTCCGGGACTTGCGATTTCAAGCCGGGTGCATGGAACACCCTGCGGATCCGCTGCCGCGGCGATCGGATCACGGCCTATGTCAACGCGACCCAGGCCGGCTCGATTTCGGATTCGACCTATACGCGCGGCCTGGCCGGGTTCGGCTGCGGCTGGCATACCGCCTGGTTCGACAACCTGTCGATCAAGCTGTAGCGGCGGCGATCGCTTTCATGTTTCCCCCTTGAATGGGAAGGGAGAATAGCGTTCGCCGCGATGGACTGTCAAAGACGGCGAAAGCCGGATCAAACCCCGCTTTCGATAAGCACAAAGTCCGCCTTCAAACCTACTGCGGCGTAGAGCTGCGAAAGCTTGGTCACGCTTGGAATGGACCGGCCTTGTTCATAGCGGGCATAGCTGTTGACGGACTTGGCCCCCAGCCGGGCGGCCACTTGGGCCAGGCTCAAGCCGGATCTTACCCGGGCTCTGCGGAGGAGAAGGGCGGTCAGTAGAGCCTCGTTTGAGGCTCCAACCTCGAAAACGCCCCCGGCGCCGCCATAAACTCGCGCTTTGAAGTCTGGAAGGCCGACAAGGGATTCAACGGCATCCGCGATCATCCTATGGGCGTCTGCGAGCGAGTGCCCTTGGGTGACGACATCCAAAATCGGGACTTCGGCGGCCCAGAATCGGCCCGATCGGAACGTGCGGCCGGCGAATCTCATCAATGTCCTCCCTCCGCTGAGCGCAGGATCGCTTTGGCGGTGTATTCGTTGATCTCTCGATGCCGGGGGATCGCGATCTCGCAATCGCCTCGGATCCAAATGTCGTGGCGGCCGCCTGGACGGCAAATCTTCCAGCCAAGAGCCCGAAGCTTATTCTCCAAATCGCGACGCTTCATATTCAATATACACGCATATGTGTAATTGTCAAGTCGCATGATCCAGGGTTTGA
The Candidatus Aminicenantes bacterium genome window above contains:
- a CDS encoding helix-turn-helix transcriptional regulator; protein product: MRFAGRTFRSGRFWAAEVPILDVVTQGHSLADAHRMIADAVESLVGLPDFKARVYGGAGGVFEVGASNEALLTALLLRRARVRSGLSLAQVAARLGAKSVNSYARYEQGRSIPSVTKLSQLYAAVGLKADFVLIESGV
- a CDS encoding type II toxin-antitoxin system HicA family toxin, with translation MKRRDLENKLRALGWKICRPGGRHDIWIRGDCEIAIPRHREINEYTAKAILRSAEGGH